The region CAAAAAACCGGGATACAAAATCTACATCTTTGCCGGGAGCGGTAACGATAACACCAAGTGTGTCTATCTTTGCCAGAGCAGAATGATCAGGAATCATAGATGTTATATCATCTTCAGTTTTGTACACCAGCATGTAATCCCGTGAGCGGAGTACCTCAATAGGTTGTCTACCGCCTAACGCTGCCAGCAAACCCTCGGGCAACTCAGCAGGGCTAGCAGGGCGTGATGGAAAGTTCATAGCGTACTTGTCTCCATCACGGGTCACCACCAGGGTTCCTGCTGTCATTGTATTAAAGTGGATAGTGTCACCATTGTGGCCAAGTTCTGTAAAAAGGATATGGGCCGACGCCAGCGTGGCATGGCCGCAAAGGTCTATCTCCAGTTCCGGGGTGAACCACCGCAGCAAGTAGGTACCATCAGGGTTTGCTACAAAGAAGGCCGTTTCTGCAAGGTTGTTTTCCATTGCAATCCTTTGCATAATGTTGTCTGGCAGCCATTCGGTAAGCGGGCAAACAGCAGCAGGATTACCGCCAAACAGTTTGTCGGTAAAGGCATCGGCCTGGTACATAGGTATAGTCATAAAGCAATGTTATAGGCCGCTAATATAACCGTAAGTGACTAATTCATCTTTATTGGTGATCTGTTTTGTTTCTCCGTTATGCAGTAAAACAATGCGGTCGCTTACGTCGAGGATGTTGTAATACTGATGATCTGTAATAATAATGCCTTT is a window of Mucilaginibacter terrenus DNA encoding:
- a CDS encoding PhzF family phenazine biosynthesis protein — translated: MTIPMYQADAFTDKLFGGNPAAVCPLTEWLPDNIMQRIAMENNLAETAFFVANPDGTYLLRWFTPELEIDLCGHATLASAHILFTELGHNGDTIHFNTMTAGTLVVTRDGDKYAMNFPSRPASPAELPEGLLAALGGRQPIEVLRSRDYMLVYKTEDDITSMIPDHSALAKIDTLGVIVTAPGKDVDFVSRFFAPAAGVPEDPVTGSAHCNLIPYWAGKLGKNELHAYQVSARKGELWCELQGDRVLMAGKAVTFLRGSITVYLARKVFYKLLFSTFCFKV